The Methanobrevibacter sp. TLL-48-HuF1 genomic sequence TCAGAAACCATGAATGCTTTGTTTAAAGGAAGGTTTGGTGCTACTTCCAATAATTTGTCATTTGGAATAATAATTACAGTATCTGCTGCTGATTTAAGTTTTTCCAAACCGTTTTCTGCATTTTCCCTTCTTCTAATACCTTCAGCTGAGAAAGGCATAGTAGCTACAGCAACAGTTAATGCACCTGCTTTTTTAGCTAATTTAGCAATGATTGGTGCTGAACCAGTACCGGTTCCTCCACCAAGTCCGCAGGTTACAAATACCATATCTGCACCTTCAAGTTCATCTCTAAGTTCATCTTCTGTTTCTTCAGCACATTCTTCACCAACAGAAGGATCTCCACCAGCACCTAATCCACCACATGTTTGTTTTCCCAAGAGGATTTTTTTACTAGACTGGCTATAAAATAAATCTTGAGCATCAGTGTTTACAGTAATTGTTGTTGCTCCTTCAATACCTATTTCATTTAATCTAGAAATAGTATTATTACCTGCTCCCCCAGCACCAACAACAAAAATATTAGTTTTATTTTGTTTAAATAATTTTATTAAATCATTGTCAATATCTGAGGAAATTTTTTTAGGTGCTTTCTCTTCCATTCTTTCTTCGGATTCTTTGATTGCATCATCTATAAATTTCACGAGTTAACCCCACATACTCTTTAAATATGTTAACTATTTTTGTAACAACTAATATTTAAATGCCACTACTTTTTAAATTTTAATTAGAAAAAACTAAAATAAATCCATTTGGCATATAATTTAGCTATGAAATGAAGTATAATTATCTAAATATTTTAAATATAACCGAAATACAAGATTAAAATCAAAATAAATTTACAAAAAAGAATAAAAGGAATTTAAGTATAAAAAATAAAAGTTCAAAAAATTAAAACAATCCAAATACTATTAAATTTGAATATCTTAATTATAACCATCTAATACAAGAAATATTTAATTACAAATGTATAATTAAGTAAAATAACAAAAAATATAAATTAAAATAAAACATTGAAAGAAATTATTGGATTTTTTATTATTAATCATGATTAAATATTAACTTATTGA encodes the following:
- the ftsZ gene encoding cell division protein FtsZ, whose product is MKFIDDAIKESEERMEEKAPKKISSDIDNDLIKLFKQNKTNIFVVGAGGAGNNTISRLNEIGIEGATTITVNTDAQDLFYSQSSKKILLGKQTCGGLGAGGDPSVGEECAEETEDELRDELEGADMVFVTCGLGGGTGTGSAPIIAKLAKKAGALTVAVATMPFSAEGIRRRENAENGLEKLKSAADTVIIIPNDKLLEVAPNLPLNKAFMVSDEILGRAVKGITELITKSGLVSLDFADIKSIMGSSGMAMIGMGESDSGDRALESVHEALSSPLLDIDISNATGALINIAGSSDMTLHESEKIVQVVADKLDPEANIIWGAQIDESLENTIRTTIVVSGISESKDSSSVNDDDFEDSQETTSNEDQLDDFIDGIF